A genomic window from Fibrobacterota bacterium includes:
- a CDS encoding DEAD/DEAH box helicase family protein codes for MDTLSLSERDICTKFITPAILAAGWRQEQFREEVITEGRIVVRGNLATREKNPDRQGGPKRADYVLYAAPKTPLAVVEAKQGKFSVGHGMQQALAYAEMLDCPFAISSNGSGFLLHDRTGITQPAERELEMSQFPPETELYEVYLQWKGLRQAPHPQTLAQPYHSDSTTREPRYYQRVAINRAIEAIAKGQERLLLVMATGTGKTYTAFQIIWRLWKSKQKKRILFLADRNILVDQTMQQDFAPFGEVMHKITNRTAKKNYEIYLSLYQAVSGKSDDKDIYKQFPQDFFDFVVVDECHRGSAAQDSPWREILTYFAKATHIGLTATPKEEKDVSNTAYFGEPIYTYSLKQGIEDGFLAPYKVVRVVTNVDALGYIPEQGKIDREGNLVEVRQYNTQDYDRNLVLTQRTAFVARKVWQYLCATDPMAKTIVFCDDQDHAERMRQELVKIIPAAATNRRYVMRITGDDKEGKAQLSYFIDNDEPFPVIATTSKLLTTGVDAKTCKLIVLDQSINSMTEFKQIIGRGTRLRPDKHKFYFTIMDFKGATRLFADPDFDGDPVMIYEPTEDQTPVPPDEAEPLPPEDSESYEGTDGTDPMPGSARPPRYVIDDVPVMEAAEQTSQLDAQGRLRSEAFRISQWEHLQKALQAEFGSLDSFVRKWTESDRKAAVLEELAEHGIQLDTLSNAVPHGGELDVFDLVTHIAFGAKPLTRRERAQNVKKRDVFGKYGEQARMVLEALLEKYQDHGILDLEDPRILEMPPFDQIGSKQHIRRTVFGGAENFSTAIAELERELYFGAA; via the coding sequence GTTCCGGGAGGAGGTGATCACGGAGGGGCGGATCGTGGTGCGTGGGAACTTGGCAACGCGGGAGAAGAATCCCGACCGGCAGGGCGGACCCAAGCGGGCCGACTACGTGCTGTATGCCGCTCCCAAAACGCCATTGGCCGTGGTGGAGGCCAAGCAAGGCAAGTTCAGCGTGGGCCATGGCATGCAGCAGGCCTTGGCGTATGCCGAGATGCTGGATTGCCCGTTTGCCATCAGCTCCAACGGCAGCGGGTTTCTGCTGCACGACCGCACTGGAATCACCCAACCCGCCGAGCGGGAATTGGAGATGAGTCAATTTCCGCCAGAGACGGAGCTTTACGAGGTGTATCTGCAGTGGAAAGGCCTGCGGCAGGCGCCACATCCGCAAACCTTGGCGCAGCCCTACCACAGCGACTCCACCACGCGCGAACCCCGCTACTACCAGCGGGTGGCCATCAATCGCGCCATCGAGGCCATTGCCAAAGGCCAGGAGCGGTTGCTTCTGGTGATGGCTACCGGCACGGGCAAAACCTATACCGCCTTCCAGATCATCTGGCGGCTCTGGAAGTCCAAGCAGAAAAAGCGAATCCTGTTTTTGGCCGATCGCAACATCCTGGTGGACCAGACCATGCAGCAGGACTTCGCCCCGTTTGGCGAAGTGATGCACAAGATCACCAACCGCACGGCCAAGAAAAACTACGAGATCTACCTGTCGCTGTACCAAGCGGTTTCGGGCAAAAGCGACGACAAAGACATCTACAAGCAGTTCCCGCAGGATTTTTTTGACTTTGTGGTGGTGGATGAATGCCATCGCGGCAGTGCCGCCCAAGACAGCCCTTGGCGCGAGATCCTCACCTATTTCGCCAAGGCCACGCACATTGGATTGACGGCCACGCCCAAGGAAGAAAAGGACGTGAGCAACACCGCGTACTTTGGCGAGCCCATCTACACCTATTCCCTCAAACAGGGAATCGAGGACGGGTTTCTGGCCCCGTACAAGGTGGTGCGCGTGGTCACCAACGTCGATGCCCTGGGCTACATCCCGGAACAAGGCAAGATCGATCGCGAAGGCAATCTGGTGGAGGTCCGCCAGTACAACACCCAGGACTACGACCGGAACCTGGTGCTCACCCAGCGCACCGCCTTCGTGGCCCGCAAGGTGTGGCAGTACTTGTGCGCGACCGACCCCATGGCCAAGACCATCGTGTTCTGCGACGACCAGGACCACGCCGAGCGGATGCGACAGGAATTGGTCAAGATCATTCCCGCCGCGGCCACCAATCGCCGCTACGTGATGCGCATCACCGGCGACGACAAGGAAGGCAAGGCGCAGCTCAGTTACTTCATCGACAACGACGAACCTTTCCCGGTGATCGCCACCACCTCCAAGCTGTTGACCACCGGCGTGGATGCCAAGACCTGCAAGCTGATCGTGCTGGACCAGAGCATCAACTCCATGACCGAGTTCAAGCAGATCATCGGCCGGGGCACGCGGTTGCGCCCCGACAAGCACAAGTTCTACTTCACCATCATGGACTTCAAAGGCGCCACGCGGTTGTTCGCCGACCCCGATTTCGATGGCGACCCGGTGATGATATACGAACCCACGGAAGACCAGACTCCGGTCCCGCCGGATGAAGCCGAGCCTCTGCCCCCGGAGGATTCCGAATCCTACGAAGGAACGGACGGCACAGACCCAATGCCCGGATCCGCCCGACCTCCCCGCTACGTGATCGACGATGTGCCCGTGATGGAAGCCGCCGAACAAACCTCGCAATTGGACGCCCAAGGCCGTTTGCGCAGCGAAGCCTTCCGGATCTCGCAATGGGAGCACCTGCAGAAGGCCTTGCAAGCCGAGTTCGGGTCCCTCGATTCCTTCGTGCGCAAGTGGACGGAATCTGACCGCAAGGCGGCGGTGCTTGAGGAATTGGCCGAACACGGGATCCAACTCGATACCCTGAGCAACGCGGTGCCCCACGGCGGCGAGCTGGACGTGTTCGATCTCGTGACCCACATAGCCTTTGGCGCCAAGCCCCTCACACGCCGCGAGCGCGCCCAGAACGTGAAAAAGCGCGACGTGTTCGGGAAGTACGGCGAGCAAGCCCGCATGGTTCTGGAAGCCTTGCTGGAGAAGTACCAGGACCACGGCATTCTGGACCTGGAAGACCCGCGCATTCTGGAAATGCCCCCGTTCGACCAGATCGGGTCCAAGCAACACATCCGGCGCACCGTGTTCGGTGGCGCCGAGAATTTTTCCACGGCCATCGCCGAGCTGGAGCGCGAGCTCTACTTCGGCGCGGCCTAA
- a CDS encoding SAM-dependent DNA methyltransferase: MNLSTTIKSIQDIMRKDDGVDGDAQRIGQLTWMLFLKVFDQREEEWEDERPNKKKPYVSPMPERCRWRNWAAYVKDEQGKSKPQMPGSELVDFVNNTLFPALQNLESSDDPKRNVIRQVFQDSNNYMKSGTLILEVIEKLDQAIDVHDFKTRQNLGDIYEQVLNDLRGAGNAGEFYTPRAITHFMMERVNPRLDLRETVMDPACGTGGFLTAAIEHMKGQITAKSSAEDKKAIEGLVKGIEKKQLPHLLCTTNLLLHEIDVPNQARLGNTLAQNWNEWGPHDQVTCVVTNPPFGGMEEGSVGSDYPADVRTRETADMFLTLIVRKLLKDGGRAAVVLPDGILFGDGIKGKVKEKLLEDCNLHTIIRLPNGVFAPYTSIKTNLLFFTKGKSTETIWFYEHPYPEGYKSYSKTKPVRLEEFELEKSWWGNESDGFSSRVESERAWKLDFKTLKANALAKANPLRKEAEALDNKAKANWNWIADLRENLKTEKNANKRAATELQISGLQVEAETCAQKAREAQAAADRHYWPIYNLDLKNPNGAEAETHDPDVLLAKYKALLTEIDQVQEQLRGELAAALSHHFEVGEESEP; encoded by the coding sequence ATGAATCTCAGCACGACCATCAAGTCGATCCAAGACATCATGCGCAAGGACGATGGTGTCGATGGCGACGCCCAGCGCATTGGACAGCTCACCTGGATGTTGTTTCTGAAGGTGTTCGATCAGCGCGAAGAGGAGTGGGAAGACGAGCGCCCCAACAAGAAGAAGCCCTACGTGTCGCCGATGCCGGAACGATGCCGTTGGCGCAATTGGGCCGCGTATGTGAAAGACGAACAGGGCAAGTCCAAGCCCCAGATGCCGGGCAGCGAGCTGGTGGACTTTGTGAACAACACGTTGTTCCCCGCTCTCCAGAACCTGGAATCCAGCGACGACCCCAAGCGCAACGTGATCCGCCAGGTGTTCCAGGATTCCAACAACTACATGAAGTCGGGAACCCTGATCCTGGAAGTGATCGAGAAACTGGACCAGGCCATCGATGTCCACGATTTCAAGACACGACAGAATTTGGGCGACATCTACGAACAGGTCCTGAACGACCTGCGCGGAGCGGGCAACGCGGGCGAATTCTACACGCCGCGCGCCATCACCCATTTCATGATGGAGCGGGTGAACCCTAGACTGGACCTGCGCGAGACCGTGATGGACCCAGCCTGCGGCACGGGCGGCTTTTTGACGGCGGCCATCGAGCACATGAAAGGCCAGATCACCGCGAAGTCCAGCGCCGAAGACAAGAAGGCCATCGAAGGCCTGGTGAAGGGCATCGAGAAAAAGCAATTGCCCCACCTGTTGTGCACCACCAACCTGCTGTTGCACGAGATCGATGTGCCAAATCAAGCCCGGCTGGGAAACACCTTGGCACAGAACTGGAACGAATGGGGGCCACACGACCAGGTCACCTGCGTGGTGACCAATCCTCCCTTTGGCGGCATGGAAGAAGGCAGTGTGGGCAGCGATTACCCCGCCGATGTGCGCACCCGCGAAACCGCCGACATGTTCCTGACCCTGATCGTGCGCAAGCTCCTGAAGGATGGTGGGCGCGCGGCGGTGGTGCTCCCTGATGGCATTTTGTTCGGCGACGGCATCAAGGGCAAGGTCAAGGAAAAGCTCTTGGAGGACTGCAACCTCCACACGATCATCCGCCTGCCCAACGGGGTCTTTGCGCCGTACACGAGCATCAAGACCAACTTGTTGTTTTTCACCAAAGGGAAGTCCACCGAGACCATCTGGTTTTACGAGCATCCGTATCCGGAAGGCTACAAGAGCTACTCCAAGACCAAGCCAGTGCGCCTGGAAGAGTTTGAGCTGGAAAAAAGCTGGTGGGGCAATGAATCGGACGGCTTTTCCAGCCGCGTGGAAAGCGAACGCGCCTGGAAGCTCGATTTCAAGACGCTCAAGGCCAATGCGCTGGCCAAGGCAAATCCGTTGCGGAAAGAAGCCGAGGCACTCGACAACAAGGCGAAGGCGAACTGGAATTGGATTGCCGACCTGCGTGAAAACCTCAAGACCGAGAAGAACGCAAACAAGCGCGCGGCCACCGAGCTCCAGATCAGCGGATTGCAGGTGGAAGCTGAAACCTGTGCCCAAAAGGCGCGTGAAGCGCAGGCTGCAGCCGATCGCCACTATTGGCCCATTTACAACCTGGATCTCAAGAACCCCAACGGGGCCGAAGCCGAGACCCACGACCCAGATGTGCTGCTGGCCAAATACAAAGCCTTGCTAACAGAAATCGACCAAGTGCAGGAGCAATTGCGCGGCGAACTGGCGGCGGCGCTCTCGCACCACTTCGAGGTGGGCGAGGAGAGCGAGCCGTGA
- a CDS encoding DUF1016 family protein → MPTSQPRAARTKNPAQAGLPVVVELRALIEQSRNELAIAINSALTTLYWCIGKRLQREVLQGVRAEYGEQVVATVAQHLETDYGRGFSVKNLRHMVRFAEAFPDEAIVSAARRQLSWTHFKALIYIEDPLKRDFYLQMCQLERWSTRTLQERMDSQLFERTALSRKPDDLLVQELTALREQGEFTPALVLKDPYVLDFLGLHDRYLEKDLEDAILRELELFLLELGAGFTFVARQKRIQIDHDDFYIDLLLYNRRLKRLVAIDLKLGDFKAADKGQMELYLRWLAKHEQEPGEAPPLGIILCSGKKKGQIELLELDAQGIHVAEYLTALPSKEVLQAKLHDAIQRSRARLEHQAAASEEVTP, encoded by the coding sequence ATCCCCACCAGCCAGCCCAGGGCCGCGCGAACCAAGAATCCTGCACAAGCAGGACTCCCTGTGGTTGTGGAGCTGCGTGCCCTGATCGAACAAAGCCGCAACGAGTTAGCCATTGCGATCAACAGTGCACTCACCACGCTTTACTGGTGTATCGGGAAGCGTCTACAGCGCGAAGTGCTGCAAGGAGTACGGGCCGAATACGGCGAACAGGTGGTCGCGACGGTCGCGCAGCATCTGGAGACCGATTATGGCCGTGGTTTTTCGGTTAAGAATTTGCGCCACATGGTGCGATTTGCCGAGGCATTCCCCGACGAAGCCATTGTCTCCGCAGCGCGGAGACAATTGAGCTGGACCCATTTCAAGGCCCTGATCTACATCGAAGACCCGCTCAAACGGGACTTCTACCTGCAGATGTGCCAGTTGGAGCGCTGGAGCACGCGGACATTGCAAGAACGGATGGACTCCCAGCTCTTCGAACGCACCGCACTTTCCCGCAAGCCCGACGACCTACTGGTGCAGGAGCTGACTGCTCTGCGGGAACAGGGCGAGTTTACTCCGGCTTTGGTGCTCAAAGACCCGTACGTGCTGGACTTCCTGGGGCTGCACGACCGCTACCTGGAAAAGGATTTGGAAGACGCCATCTTGCGTGAACTCGAGCTGTTCCTGTTGGAGTTGGGGGCAGGTTTCACGTTTGTGGCACGCCAAAAGCGCATCCAGATCGATCACGACGACTTCTACATCGACCTGTTGCTGTACAACCGTCGCCTCAAGCGGCTGGTGGCCATCGATCTCAAGCTGGGTGATTTCAAAGCCGCCGACAAAGGCCAGATGGAGCTGTACTTGCGATGGCTTGCCAAACACGAGCAGGAGCCGGGTGAAGCCCCGCCGCTGGGAATCATCCTTTGTAGCGGCAAGAAGAAGGGACAGATCGAACTTCTGGAACTGGATGCCCAAGGGATCCATGTAGCTGAGTACCTCACGGCGTTGCCTTCCAAGGAGGTGCTACAAGCCAAGCTCCACGACGCGATCCAACGCTCGCGGGCAAGGCTGGAACATCAGGCGGCAGCAAGCGAAGAGGTGACGCCATGA
- a CDS encoding restriction endonuclease subunit S codes for MTPQQFLTEFGHIASAPNGVQRLREMVLQLAVLGALSEQDLKDGQASTLIDVAARKKREAVEKRLFKSSSKLESLAIEIPREIILPPNWGWVRLLDLGEINPRNECDDELDVSFLPMGAISQGHRGPLLPEKRKWSEIKKGFTHVADGDVILAKITPCFENGKSAVVSGLTNGFGAGTTEIHVFRALPDVVDIGYVYVFLRSPHFALVGESNMTGTAGQKRLPTEYFASRAMPFPPLAEQKRIVAKVDELMALCDKLEALQIKRKAARAVLTKEILGRVASDATVDPQTCLQNLSLLASDVDQVAVLRHTILSLAVQGKLVPQENASQVGVIQVSQDDRRKRALLGAIPKGWTLCYLGRVAQLINGDRGKNYPNKKEYITTGVPFINTGHIESDGRLSVSKMNYLTRQKFDSLRSGKVNRGDLLYCLRGATLGKTAIMDQFDEGAIASSLVIIRFNQAVLRKFAYYYLISPLGRQEIRLFDNGTAQPNLSANSVKKYLLPLPPLAEQKRIVAKVDELMALCDTLEAKLRKASQVQEQLAISSIAALTGIQSQEKETMKAPKTELVARLKIGKKPSTKDQAPLAALLVRHNGELDPKVLWQHSGMERIDDFYHQLKFEMNKGWIVQPEIPSVRVVGEG; via the coding sequence ATGACCCCGCAGCAGTTTTTGACAGAATTCGGCCACATCGCCAGCGCACCGAACGGAGTGCAGCGGTTGCGGGAGATGGTGCTGCAGTTGGCGGTGCTTGGTGCTTTGAGCGAGCAGGATCTCAAGGATGGTCAGGCAAGCACTCTGATTGATGTTGCCGCAAGGAAAAAGCGCGAAGCGGTCGAGAAGAGGCTATTCAAGTCCTCGTCCAAACTGGAAAGTCTTGCCATAGAAATTCCGAGAGAAATCATTCTACCCCCGAATTGGGGGTGGGTGCGCCTATTGGACCTTGGTGAGATCAATCCGCGCAACGAATGCGACGACGAACTGGACGTGTCATTCCTTCCAATGGGAGCCATCTCGCAAGGCCATCGCGGGCCGCTACTGCCAGAAAAACGCAAGTGGAGTGAGATCAAGAAGGGCTTCACCCATGTCGCGGATGGTGATGTCATATTGGCAAAGATCACCCCATGCTTCGAGAATGGAAAGTCAGCGGTTGTCAGCGGTTTGACCAATGGTTTTGGAGCAGGCACGACAGAAATTCATGTGTTCCGTGCATTGCCAGATGTGGTGGATATTGGATACGTCTATGTGTTCCTCAGATCGCCGCACTTCGCCCTTGTGGGCGAGTCGAATATGACAGGAACTGCCGGACAGAAACGCCTCCCGACCGAATACTTTGCTTCCCGGGCGATGCCTTTCCCTCCTCTGGCCGAGCAGAAGCGGATCGTGGCCAAGGTCGACGAACTGATGGCCTTGTGCGACAAACTTGAAGCTCTCCAGATCAAGCGCAAGGCGGCGCGGGCGGTGCTGACCAAGGAGATCCTGGGGCGTGTGGCCTCGGATGCCACCGTGGACCCGCAGACCTGCCTACAAAATCTGTCCTTGCTGGCCAGCGACGTGGACCAGGTCGCAGTCCTGCGCCATACCATCCTGAGCCTCGCGGTGCAGGGCAAGCTGGTGCCACAAGAGAATGCGAGTCAGGTTGGAGTCATCCAAGTTTCACAAGATGACAGACGGAAAAGAGCACTCCTCGGGGCGATCCCGAAAGGCTGGACCCTCTGCTATTTGGGGAGGGTGGCACAACTTATTAATGGTGATAGAGGCAAAAATTACCCCAATAAAAAGGAGTATATAACTACAGGTGTGCCATTTATCAATACTGGCCATATCGAATCTGATGGGCGTTTGTCTGTATCCAAGATGAACTACTTAACACGGCAAAAATTTGACTCGCTCAGAAGCGGAAAGGTCAATAGAGGAGATCTATTGTACTGCTTGCGAGGTGCAACCCTTGGCAAAACAGCAATAATGGATCAATTCGATGAAGGTGCAATAGCGTCCTCGTTGGTAATCATTCGTTTCAATCAGGCGGTTCTGCGAAAATTCGCTTACTACTACCTCATTAGTCCTCTTGGTAGGCAAGAAATTCGGTTGTTCGATAATGGGACAGCGCAACCCAATCTCTCGGCAAATAGCGTAAAGAAATACCTCCTTCCGCTTCCTCCCCTTGCCGAGCAGAAGCGGATTGTGGCCAAGGTCGACGAGTTGATGGCGCTTTGCGATACGCTCGAAGCCAAATTGCGCAAGGCAAGCCAAGTGCAGGAGCAGTTGGCAATCAGTTCCATCGCGGCGTTGACCGGGATCCAGTCCCAGGAGAAGGAAACCATGAAAGCCCCGAAGACAGAGCTTGTCGCACGACTCAAGATCGGCAAGAAGCCCTCCACCAAGGACCAAGCGCCACTGGCAGCCTTGCTGGTGCGGCACAACGGTGAGCTGGATCCGAAGGTGCTGTGGCAGCATTCGGGAATGGAACGGATCGACGACTTCTACCACCAGCTCAAGTTCGAGATGAACAAAGGCTGGATCGTGCAGCCCGAGATTCCTTCGGTGCGTGTGGTGGGAGAAGGCTGA
- a CDS encoding AAA family ATPase, with amino-acid sequence MQLRRLKLKNFRNLRDVEIDFASTLQDSSNSGAPRAVNSHALIGQNGSGKSNLIEALVTIFRDLDLDNACTLDYELEYLIRGCDVVLEGRVGKRVLAVVDEKPLSATAFANRAKELLPAHVFAYYSGKNERIESLFRKHEQRFSKRMDMADQEVVPAHLIDGFKGEEEQAEEIQRIKDRREHLLRAAGEDILRRLFYCRGGHTQLVLLACFLAPDDIFEQILRDLNIVGLESALFVLKRPYDLRKLDEIDIQDGDNRFWYARGTVVSEFLDKLWDLAIAPITETVQKQIDFRGRREKQERLYLYLKDQEALRSLGDVVGTPSHFFRYAEGAYLADLIEEVRICVQHKDSEGRLEFRHLSEGELQLLTVLGLMRITHQDECLFLLDEPDTHLNPLWKLRYFETLEKVIRPAAPGGGTSQILITTHDPMMVGSLRREQVHILRKTESGTTVTLPDQDPVGMGVSGLLKSDLFGLRSTVDAETMRRIDHRYALYAKGAARSLAEDAELSRLSKELGDLGFAQDFRDPYFALFVQKMAQHTKFHKEILTPEEQHEQDKIADDIISAILAEEDAA; translated from the coding sequence ATGCAGCTCAGACGCCTGAAACTCAAGAACTTTCGGAACCTGCGCGATGTGGAGATCGACTTTGCATCCACTCTCCAGGATTCGTCGAATTCCGGCGCGCCGCGCGCGGTCAACAGCCATGCCTTGATCGGCCAGAATGGATCCGGAAAATCCAACCTCATCGAAGCCTTGGTCACCATCTTCCGTGATCTGGACTTGGACAATGCTTGCACGTTGGATTACGAGCTGGAATATTTGATCCGCGGTTGCGACGTGGTCCTGGAAGGTCGTGTCGGCAAGCGTGTGTTGGCGGTGGTGGATGAGAAGCCACTTTCGGCCACGGCCTTTGCGAACCGCGCCAAGGAGCTTTTGCCCGCGCATGTGTTCGCCTATTACTCGGGCAAGAACGAGCGGATCGAATCGTTGTTCCGCAAGCATGAGCAACGGTTCTCCAAGCGCATGGATATGGCAGATCAAGAAGTGGTTCCGGCACACTTGATTGATGGATTCAAGGGAGAAGAAGAGCAAGCCGAAGAAATTCAGCGGATCAAGGACCGACGCGAGCACTTGTTGCGCGCCGCAGGGGAAGACATTCTCCGTCGCCTTTTCTATTGCCGAGGAGGCCATACTCAGTTGGTTCTCTTGGCGTGTTTTTTGGCTCCGGATGACATCTTCGAGCAAATTCTTCGCGATCTGAACATTGTAGGCTTGGAGTCTGCGTTGTTCGTGCTCAAGCGTCCTTATGACCTGCGCAAGCTCGATGAGATCGACATCCAGGACGGCGACAATCGTTTCTGGTATGCGCGTGGCACTGTCGTGAGTGAGTTTCTCGATAAGCTGTGGGATTTGGCGATCGCACCGATCACGGAAACCGTGCAGAAGCAGATCGATTTCCGAGGGCGTCGCGAAAAACAGGAGCGCCTTTACCTGTACCTGAAAGATCAGGAAGCGCTACGCAGCCTAGGCGATGTAGTTGGTACCCCCTCGCATTTTTTCCGCTACGCCGAAGGAGCCTATCTCGCAGACCTCATCGAGGAAGTCCGAATTTGTGTGCAGCACAAGGATTCGGAAGGTCGCTTGGAATTTAGACATCTTTCCGAAGGCGAACTTCAGCTTCTGACCGTTCTGGGGCTGATGCGCATCACCCACCAGGACGAATGCCTGTTTCTGCTGGACGAGCCCGACACCCACCTGAATCCTCTCTGGAAGCTGCGCTATTTCGAGACGCTAGAGAAGGTGATCCGTCCGGCGGCGCCAGGCGGAGGGACCTCCCAGATCCTGATCACCACCCACGACCCCATGATGGTGGGAAGCTTGCGCCGCGAACAGGTCCATATCCTGCGCAAGACGGAATCTGGCACAACGGTGACCCTGCCGGATCAAGATCCCGTGGGCATGGGCGTGTCGGGGCTGTTGAAAAGCGATTTGTTTGGGTTGAGGTCGACGGTGGACGCCGAGACGATGCGTCGGATCGATCACCGTTACGCCTTGTATGCGAAAGGGGCGGCGAGGTCGCTAGCGGAAGATGCCGAGTTGTCGCGGCTGAGCAAAGAATTGGGCGATCTTGGGTTTGCTCAGGATTTCCGCGATCCCTACTTCGCGCTTTTTGTCCAGAAGATGGCCCAGCATACCAAGTTCCACAAGGAAATCTTGACTCCTGAGGAGCAACACGAACAAGACAAGATCGCCGACGACATCATTTCTGCGATCCTCGCCGAAGAGGACGCCGCATGA